A region from the Mariprofundus sp. NF genome encodes:
- a CDS encoding YbaN family protein: MVIYKTLGFLFLGLGFIGIFLPLLPTTPFILLAAGCFAKSSERWHRWLLANRTFGPIINNWQQHQCITCSSRRIALLSVILFGGYSVAFALANPYLITFGAALILFTVTYLLRMKLCEPEPSQSD, from the coding sequence ATGGTCATCTACAAAACATTGGGTTTTCTCTTTCTCGGACTGGGCTTTATTGGAATTTTCCTACCACTGTTGCCAACCACGCCATTCATTCTTCTGGCTGCAGGCTGCTTTGCGAAATCATCCGAACGCTGGCATCGCTGGTTATTAGCCAATCGCACCTTCGGCCCGATAATTAACAACTGGCAGCAGCACCAGTGCATCACCTGCAGCTCAAGGCGCATTGCACTGTTATCGGTGATTCTGTTTGGTGGTTACTCAGTGGCCTTTGCTCTGGCCAACCCCTATCTCATCACCTTTGGTGCAGCCCTGATCCTCTTTACCGTCACCTACCTGCTGCGCATGAAACTGTGTGAGCCTGAACCCAGCCAGAGTGATTAA
- a CDS encoding peptidylprolyl isomerase — MQISDNAVVSIHYTLTRPGGYIIESSRDGDPLSYIHGTQALVPGLESAMVGKTAGDRVSVSVKPEEGYGLRSDELIQTIPRNIFHFDGEIEPGMRFQADTGNGVELVTVMQVNEEEIIVDANHPMAGETLNFDVDIIAVREASKEEIPDS, encoded by the coding sequence ATGCAAATATCTGACAATGCAGTCGTATCCATTCACTACACGCTAACCCGTCCGGGTGGATACATTATTGAATCCTCACGTGATGGTGATCCCCTCTCCTATATCCACGGCACTCAAGCACTGGTTCCCGGCCTTGAAAGCGCCATGGTTGGCAAAACTGCCGGAGATCGGGTCAGTGTCAGCGTGAAACCTGAAGAGGGTTATGGCCTGCGCAGTGATGAACTGATCCAGACTATTCCTCGTAACATTTTCCATTTTGATGGAGAGATAGAACCCGGCATGCGCTTTCAGGCCGATACCGGCAACGGTGTTGAGCTGGTCACTGTGATGCAGGTGAATGAAGAGGAGATCATCGTTGATGCCAACCATCCCATGGCCGGTGAGACACTCAACTTTGATGTTGACATTATAGCCGTTCGCGAAGCGTCCAAAGAAGAGATCCCTGACTCGTAA
- a CDS encoding sodium ion-translocating decarboxylase subunit beta, whose product MQNELLDKLWVTTGIANFEWGQLLMIGVGLLLLFLAIVKKFEPLLLVPIGFGAILSNIPVAAISGPDGMLGMIYHVGIETGIFPLLIFMGVGALTDFGALIAMPRTLMLGAAAQFGIFTTLLGALALNAVPGFEFSLADAAAIGIIGGADGPTAIFLASRLAPDLLGAIAVAAYSYMALVPLIQPPIMRLLTTEAERKIKMKQLRPVSRTEKIIFPLTVLLLCVIFLPTAAPLIGMLTFGNLLRECGVVDRLSNASQNEIINITTIFLGLAVGSKLSAEKFLNVETLGILVLGMLAFAVGTAAGLLMGKLMCRLSGGKINPLIGAAGVSAVPMAARVVNKVGLEADHHNFLLMHAMGPNVAGVIGSAVAAGILLAIVGG is encoded by the coding sequence ATGCAGAATGAACTGTTAGACAAACTCTGGGTAACCACCGGCATTGCCAACTTTGAATGGGGGCAACTGCTGATGATCGGCGTAGGCCTGCTACTACTCTTCCTTGCCATCGTCAAAAAATTCGAGCCGTTACTGCTGGTTCCAATCGGCTTTGGCGCCATCCTGAGCAACATCCCTGTCGCTGCAATTTCAGGCCCGGATGGCATGCTCGGCATGATCTACCATGTCGGCATTGAAACAGGCATCTTCCCGCTGCTGATCTTTATGGGTGTGGGAGCTCTCACCGACTTTGGTGCTCTGATCGCCATGCCGAGAACACTGATGCTCGGTGCTGCCGCCCAGTTCGGCATATTCACCACGCTGCTCGGCGCACTGGCACTCAATGCCGTACCTGGCTTTGAATTCAGTCTCGCGGATGCTGCCGCTATCGGCATTATCGGTGGCGCAGATGGCCCCACAGCCATCTTCCTTGCCTCTCGTCTTGCCCCTGATCTGCTCGGTGCCATTGCCGTTGCTGCCTACTCCTACATGGCACTGGTGCCACTGATTCAGCCACCGATCATGAGGCTGCTGACCACAGAGGCTGAGCGTAAAATCAAGATGAAACAGCTGCGCCCTGTCAGCCGTACAGAGAAGATCATCTTCCCGCTTACCGTGCTGCTGCTCTGCGTTATCTTCCTGCCGACTGCTGCACCTCTGATCGGCATGCTCACCTTCGGTAACCTGCTGCGTGAGTGTGGTGTGGTAGACCGTCTCTCCAACGCATCACAGAATGAGATCATCAACATCACCACCATCTTCCTTGGCTTAGCTGTTGGCTCCAAACTCTCAGCTGAGAAGTTCCTCAATGTCGAAACACTGGGCATTCTCGTACTCGGTATGCTGGCATTTGCCGTTGGTACTGCCGCAGGCCTGCTGATGGGTAAGCTGATGTGTCGCTTAAGTGGTGGTAAAATTAATCCACTGATTGGTGCCGCAGGCGTATCTGCTGTACCGATGGCTGCACGTGTTGTGAACAAGGTTGGCCTGGAAGCCGATCACCATAACTTCCTGTTGATGCATGCTATGGGCCCGAATGTGGCCGGTGTGATCGGTTCTGCTGTTGCTGCGGGCATTCTGCTGGCCATCGTCGGCGGCTAA
- the oadA gene encoding sodium-extruding oxaloacetate decarboxylase subunit alpha, whose protein sequence is MNQPLGITELVLRDGHQSLLATRMRIDDMLPIAEKLDRVGFWSVEMWGGATFDSCIRFLGEDPWERLRILSQAMPNTRKQMLFRGQNILGYRHYADDVVNAFVERAAKNGMDVFRIFDAMNDMRNLETAVKATLNVDKHAQGTISYTVSPVHTLDTWIDMGKQLEDIGCHSICIKDMAGLLKPYVAEEMVKRLKQSVAIPISLHCHATTGMSTSAILKAVEAGLDVADTSISSMSHTYGHSATESVVAIMEDEKRATGLDLKLLEEIAGDLREIRLKYDSFEGSLRGIDSRILVAQVPGGMLTNLESQLQQQNAADRFDEVLKEIPKVREDLGFLPLVTPTSQIVGTQAVFNVLTGARYSTITKETAGVLKGEYGKTPADVNKELQIQVLDGGKPITCRPADLIADEMDRLTVELCAIANEKGFELSDKLVEDVLIYALFPQVGLKYLKNRDNPEAFEPEPWLEKEEAAKPAMPTVAERYTITVNGKDYSVVVSPDGEVTSLSPAAAPSAPAPAAPAATPAVNTPATAVGAPMAGNIFKVNVTPNQQVKDGDVILIMEAMKMETEVRSTHSGTIISVEVKEGDAVDVGQALVTIA, encoded by the coding sequence GATATGCTACCTATCGCAGAAAAGCTGGACCGTGTTGGTTTCTGGTCTGTTGAGATGTGGGGTGGTGCCACCTTTGACTCCTGCATTCGCTTTCTCGGCGAAGATCCTTGGGAGCGCCTGCGCATCTTAAGCCAGGCGATGCCTAATACCCGTAAACAGATGCTGTTCCGGGGCCAGAATATTCTTGGTTATCGTCACTATGCCGATGATGTTGTAAATGCCTTTGTTGAACGCGCTGCCAAAAATGGCATGGATGTATTCCGTATCTTTGATGCCATGAATGATATGCGCAATCTGGAAACAGCCGTAAAAGCCACGCTGAATGTAGATAAACATGCGCAGGGCACCATCTCCTATACCGTTAGCCCGGTACATACGCTTGATACATGGATCGATATGGGCAAACAGCTGGAAGATATCGGCTGCCACTCCATCTGCATCAAGGATATGGCTGGCCTGCTGAAACCTTATGTGGCTGAAGAGATGGTCAAACGCCTTAAACAGTCTGTTGCTATCCCGATCTCACTGCACTGCCACGCCACAACCGGCATGAGCACCTCTGCAATCCTTAAAGCAGTTGAAGCAGGTCTGGATGTTGCCGATACCAGCATCTCATCGATGAGCCACACCTATGGCCACTCTGCGACTGAATCTGTTGTTGCCATCATGGAAGACGAGAAACGGGCAACAGGGCTTGATCTGAAGCTGCTTGAAGAGATTGCCGGTGATTTGAGAGAGATTCGTCTTAAATATGATAGTTTTGAAGGCTCCCTGCGTGGCATCGACTCGCGCATTCTGGTTGCTCAGGTTCCCGGTGGCATGCTCACCAACCTTGAGAGCCAGTTGCAGCAGCAGAACGCTGCCGACCGTTTTGATGAGGTACTTAAAGAGATTCCTAAGGTTCGTGAAGATCTCGGTTTCCTGCCTCTGGTTACCCCTACGTCACAGATTGTCGGTACCCAGGCAGTATTTAACGTACTTACCGGTGCGCGCTATTCAACCATCACCAAAGAGACTGCCGGTGTACTCAAAGGTGAATACGGCAAAACGCCTGCAGATGTAAACAAAGAGCTTCAGATTCAGGTTCTTGATGGTGGCAAGCCAATTACCTGCCGCCCTGCGGATCTGATTGCTGATGAGATGGATCGCCTGACCGTTGAACTCTGTGCTATTGCCAATGAGAAAGGCTTTGAACTCTCCGATAAACTTGTTGAAGATGTACTGATCTATGCCCTCTTCCCTCAGGTTGGCCTTAAATACCTGAAAAACCGTGACAATCCGGAAGCCTTTGAACCGGAACCATGGCTGGAGAAAGAGGAAGCAGCTAAACCTGCCATGCCAACCGTTGCTGAGCGTTATACCATCACAGTAAACGGCAAAGATTACAGTGTTGTGGTCTCTCCGGATGGTGAAGTCACCTCATTGAGCCCTGCTGCTGCACCTTCGGCACCAGCACCAGCTGCACCTGCCGCGACACCGGCAGTGAATACACCTGCTACCGCAGTCGGTGCGCCTATGGCTGGTAACATCTTTAAAGTTAATGTTACACCTAACCAGCAAGTTAAAGATGGTGATGTCATCCTGATCATGGAAGCGATGAAGATGGAGACTGAAGTGCGTTCCACCCACAGCGGTACCATCATCAGCGTTGAGGTCAAAGAGGGTGACGCTGTAGATGTTGGCCAGGCTCTGGTCACCATTGCCTGA